A window from Suncus etruscus isolate mSunEtr1 chromosome 18, mSunEtr1.pri.cur, whole genome shotgun sequence encodes these proteins:
- the RSPH9 gene encoding radial spoke head protein 9 homolog — protein MDADGLLLSLELASGSGQGLSPDRRASLLTSLRLVARDYRFARVLFWGRVLGVAADYFVAQGLAADQLAPRKTLYSLNCMEWSLLPPATEEMALQTAAVKGRFIGDPSHEYEHTEMQRIKEGDKVYEEEVVVQVKEEIRLVTIIDQIDKEVSIIPRGALFKTPMGPIHVNRTFEGLPLSEAKKLSSYFHFREPIDLKNKTLLEKADLDPSLDFLDSLEHDIPKGSWSIQMEKGNALVVLRSLLWPGLTFYHVPHTKNYGSVYVGTGEKNIDLPFML, from the exons ATGGACGCGGACGGGCTGCTGCTGTCGCTGGAGCTGGCGTCGGGCAGCGGGCAGGGCCTGAGCCCGGACCGCCGGGCGTCGCTGCTCACGTCGCTGCGGCTGGTGGCGCGCGACTACCGCTTCGCGCGGGTGCTCTTCTGGGGCCGCGTCCTGGGCGTGGCGGCCGACTACTTCGTGGCGCAGGGCCTGGCCGCCGACCAGCTCGCCCCGAGGAAGACGCTCTACAG CCTGAACTGCATGGAGTGGAGCCTTTTGCCGCCCGCCACAGAGGAGATGGCGCTTCAGACGGCTGCGGTGAAGGGCCGCTTCATCGGGGACCCCTCGCATGAGTATGAGCACACtgagatgcagaggatcaaagAGGGGGATAAGGTCTATGAAGAAGAAGTAGTG GTCCAGGTTAAGGAGGAGATCCGCTTGGTGACCATCATTGACCAGATCGATAAGGAGGTGTCGATCATCCCACGAGGTGCACTCTTTAAGACCCCAATGGGACCCATCCATGTCAACCGGACCTTTGAGG GACTTCCCTTAAGTGAAGCCAAGAAGCTTAGTTCCTACTTCCACTTCCGGGAGCCCATTGATCTGAAGAACAAGACCTTGCTAGAGAAGGCTGACTTGGATCCCTCCCTGGACTTCCTGGATTCTTTGGAGCATGACATCCCCAAAG GGTCCTGGAGCATCCAGATGGAGAAGGGCAATGCCCTGGTGGTTCTGCGCAGCCTGCTCTGGCCAGGCCTCACCTTCTACCATGTACCCCACACCAAGAACTATGGCTCTGTCTACGTGGGCACTGGTGAGAAGAACATAGATTTGCCCTTCATGCTATGA
- the MRPS18A gene encoding 39S ribosomal protein S18a, mitochondrial, with amino-acid sequence MAALTRLMSTCGQLLRGLVAGPVATRWARPPAREFREVVEIQEGKTTIIEGRITETPKESPNPPNPTGQCPICRWNLKHKYNYEDVLLLSQFIRPHGGMLPRSVTGLCREEHLKIEECVKMAHRAGLLPNHRPRLPEGFVPRNKQKLNRYLTRWSRRSVKPIYNKGHRWNKVQMAVGSPLLKDNVCYSSRPLVLYQ; translated from the exons ATGGCGGCGCTCACTAGGTTAATGTCTACCTGCGGACAGTTGCTGCGGGGACTGGTGGCTGGCCCTGTCGCCACCCGCTGGGCCCGGCCGCCGGCCCGCGAGTTCCGAGAAG TGGTCGAGATCCAAGAAGGGAAGACGACCATA ATCGAAGGCCGGATCACAGAGACTCCCAAGGAAAGCCCCAACCCCCCTAACCCCACTGGCCAGTGCCCCATCTGTCGCTGGAACCTGAAACATAAATACAACTATGAG GATGTTCTCCTGCTCAGTCAGTTCATCCGGCCACACGGCGGCATGTTGCCCCGGAGCGTCACGGGCCTGTGCCGGGAGGAACATCTCAAGATCGAGGAGTGTGTAAAGATGGCGCACCGGGCAG GTTTGCTGCCAAATCACAGGCCTCGACTCCCCGAAGGATTTGTTCCgaggaacaaacaaaaactcaaccg GTACCTGACCCGCTGGTCTCGCCGGTCCGTCAAACCCATCTATAATAAAGGCCACCGCTGGAACAAGGTGCAAATGGCTGTGGGGTCTCCTCTCCTCAAAGACAATGTCTGCTACTCCTCGAGACCCCTGGTGCTCTATCAGTGA